One genomic window of Citrobacter sp. Marseille-Q6884 includes the following:
- a CDS encoding LysR family transcriptional regulator has translation MSKANDAEKIRTLSKIDLNLLTIFCLIYSVGSISRVADMLNISPSAVSQSLRKLRELMGDNLFVRSGNALLPTVYSDELYDNTIPIIDKLSLLMPHSSPVAKKRLTLYTESFISPIVIPDVTAKMINNDTDVSLLHLTADLNEQSIIELLNMRQADVVFSTFSVESGGISCQKICDMRLVLAASQNNTLYGHSISEEMFRNANLVGYNTKNEKIIYHRSIVDKKFRTGERCLLTSSFTSILTIVSTTHCLGVIPEKVFETHAHLYGLKKINTPFPLPQFSLFASSRKETNTHKILSPILADLQTSSLS, from the coding sequence ATGTCAAAAGCAAATGATGCAGAGAAAATACGCACGCTATCAAAAATCGATCTGAATCTGCTGACCATTTTCTGCCTGATCTATAGCGTTGGCAGCATCAGCAGGGTCGCTGATATGCTGAATATTTCCCCCTCGGCCGTCAGTCAGTCGTTAAGAAAGCTGCGTGAACTGATGGGAGATAATTTATTTGTTCGTAGCGGTAATGCACTGTTACCGACCGTCTATTCCGATGAACTTTATGACAATACGATCCCAATTATCGACAAACTGTCACTCCTGATGCCCCACTCCTCCCCGGTCGCCAAAAAAAGACTGACGCTGTATACCGAATCGTTTATTTCCCCTATCGTTATTCCCGATGTCACCGCAAAAATGATCAATAACGATACAGACGTCAGTCTTCTGCATCTTACTGCCGATTTGAATGAGCAGAGCATTATCGAACTGTTAAATATGCGGCAGGCGGACGTTGTTTTTTCGACTTTTTCCGTTGAGTCTGGAGGCATCTCCTGCCAAAAAATCTGTGATATGCGCCTGGTGCTGGCCGCCTCGCAGAATAATACATTGTATGGTCATTCGATCAGTGAAGAGATGTTCAGAAACGCGAATCTGGTAGGCTACAATACAAAGAATGAAAAGATTATTTACCACAGAAGTATTGTGGATAAAAAATTCAGAACCGGTGAACGCTGCCTGTTAACGTCATCTTTTACATCAATACTCACAATTGTCTCTACGACCCATTGCTTAGGCGTGATCCCGGAAAAAGTATTCGAAACGCACGCCCATCTTTATGGATTAAAAAAAATAAACACCCCGTTCCCGTTACCGCAATTTAGTTTATTTGCTTCCTCACGCAAAGAAACGAATACCCATAAAATTTTGTCGCCTATTCTCGCTGATTTACAAACCTCTTCCCTGTCCTGA
- the bssR gene encoding biofilm formation regulator BssR, which yields MVVDRLRTDLLNKLINARIDLAAYLLLRKAKGYMSVSESDRLRDNFFELNRELHDQSQLHGMHLDQEEWNALRRAEGALAAAAVCLMSGHHDCPTFIAVNAEKLENCLTTLTLSIQSLQNYATLEHV from the coding sequence ATGGTTGTTGACAGACTGAGAACCGATCTTCTCAACAAGTTGATAAACGCCCGTATCGATCTTGCCGCTTATCTGTTGTTGAGGAAAGCGAAAGGCTACATGTCAGTCAGCGAGAGCGATCGTCTGCGTGATAATTTTTTTGAACTGAATCGCGAACTACACGATCAATCACAACTTCACGGTATGCATCTTGATCAGGAAGAGTGGAATGCCCTTCGACGTGCTGAAGGAGCATTAGCCGCCGCTGCCGTTTGCCTGATGAGCGGGCATCACGATTGCCCGACATTTATCGCCGTTAACGCAGAGAAACTTGAAAACTGCCTGACAACGCTGACGCTGAGCATCCAGAGTTTGCAGAATTACGCAACGCTGGAGCACGTCTGA
- a CDS encoding PQQ-dependent sugar dehydrogenase codes for MRRLFLWVSSIALLSPYASAELPAVKVEVLQTKLDHPWSLAFLPDNRGMLITLRGGQLRHWQSGKGLSDPLTGVPKVWANGQGGLLDVVLAPDFEHSRRVWLSYAEADREGKAGTAVGYGRLSDDLRHLEGFQTVFRQMPKLSTGNHFGGRMVFDGKGYLFIGLGENNQRSTAQDLDKLQGKVVRLTDQGKIPADNPFVNQTGARPEIWSYGIRNPQGMAMNPWSNTLWLNEHGPRGGDEINIPEKGKNYGWPIATWGVNYSGFKIPEAQGKIVAGTEQPVFYWEKSPAVSGMAFYHSATFPQWQQKLFIGALKEQDVIVLSVKGNKVTEDGRLLQDRGKRIRDVRVGPDGYLYVLTDESDGELLKVSP; via the coding sequence ATGCGTCGATTATTTCTCTGGGTTTCCTCAATCGCCTTACTTTCCCCTTATGCCAGTGCAGAACTGCCCGCCGTAAAGGTGGAAGTGCTGCAAACTAAACTTGACCATCCCTGGTCATTAGCATTTTTACCCGACAATCGCGGCATGCTGATTACGCTTCGGGGAGGGCAGCTTCGACACTGGCAATCTGGCAAAGGACTTTCTGATCCGCTGACCGGTGTGCCAAAGGTTTGGGCTAACGGGCAAGGGGGCTTACTGGACGTGGTGCTGGCGCCGGATTTTGAGCACTCGCGTCGGGTCTGGCTCAGTTACGCAGAAGCGGACCGCGAAGGAAAAGCGGGTACAGCGGTGGGCTATGGACGACTGAGTGATGATCTCAGGCATCTGGAAGGATTTCAGACAGTCTTTCGCCAAATGCCTAAGCTCTCAACCGGCAACCATTTTGGCGGCCGTATGGTGTTTGATGGAAAAGGTTACCTGTTTATTGGTCTCGGTGAGAACAACCAGCGCTCAACGGCTCAGGATCTCGATAAATTGCAGGGGAAGGTTGTGCGCCTGACCGACCAGGGCAAAATCCCGGCGGACAATCCTTTTGTGAACCAGACGGGCGCGCGCCCTGAAATCTGGTCATATGGGATCCGTAACCCGCAGGGTATGGCGATGAATCCCTGGAGCAATACGCTGTGGTTGAATGAACATGGTCCGCGCGGTGGAGATGAAATTAATATCCCTGAAAAAGGCAAAAACTACGGTTGGCCGATAGCGACCTGGGGCGTGAATTACAGTGGTTTTAAAATTCCGGAAGCGCAGGGAAAAATTGTTGCCGGAACGGAGCAGCCTGTTTTTTACTGGGAAAAATCCCCGGCGGTGAGTGGAATGGCTTTTTATCACAGTGCTACTTTCCCGCAGTGGCAGCAGAAGCTGTTTATTGGCGCGCTGAAAGAACAAGATGTGATTGTGCTCAGCGTTAAGGGCAATAAGGTGACGGAGGATGGACGCCTTTTACAGGATAGAGGTAAGCGCATTCGTGACGTGCGCGTCGGACCCGATGGCTATTTGTATGTGTTAACCGACGAGTCCGACGGGGAGTTACTCAAGGTCAGTCCCTGA
- a CDS encoding glutathione S-transferase family protein, producing MITLWGRNNSTNVKKVLWTLEELELPYNQILAGGQFGINHDADYLAMNPNGLVPLLRDDETDVLLWESNTIVRYLAAQYGQKRLWIDAPAKRAEGEKWMDWANQTLSPAHRVILFGLVRTPVEQRDQAAIDAGAKVCDNLFSILDDALANQTWFSGAEFGTGDIAVAPFIYNLFNVGLNWTHRPHLERWYQQLTERPAFQKVVMIPVS from the coding sequence ATGATTACACTGTGGGGTCGAAATAATTCGACCAACGTAAAAAAAGTGTTGTGGACGCTCGAAGAACTGGAACTACCGTATAACCAAATTTTGGCTGGCGGGCAATTTGGCATTAACCACGATGCCGATTATCTGGCAATGAACCCTAACGGCCTGGTCCCGCTGCTTCGCGATGATGAAACCGACGTGTTGCTGTGGGAATCCAATACCATCGTCCGCTATCTGGCAGCCCAGTACGGGCAAAAGCGTTTGTGGATTGATGCACCGGCAAAACGCGCTGAGGGCGAAAAGTGGATGGACTGGGCTAACCAGACATTAAGTCCCGCGCATCGGGTTATTTTATTTGGACTGGTCAGAACCCCGGTTGAACAACGCGACCAGGCGGCCATCGATGCCGGCGCGAAGGTGTGCGATAACCTGTTCAGTATTCTCGACGACGCGCTGGCTAACCAGACGTGGTTTTCCGGGGCTGAATTTGGTACCGGCGATATTGCCGTCGCACCGTTCATCTATAACCTGTTTAACGTCGGTCTGAACTGGACACACCGACCTCATCTCGAACGCTGGTATCAGCAGCTCACTGAGCGTCCGGCATTCCAGAAAGTGGTCATGATCCCGGTCAGTTAA